The genome window tagttttcatagttttcatGCAGGTGAAAATGGAATTACCACTCTCCAAAAATGCACGAGTCAGGCTTACAATTAGATCAGGAAGTTAagcattttttgtgcaaaaattctTATTCCTCATTATAGAAAACTTAAATACCCGTAAGAAGGCTCGAACttcccaaaattttctattttccgaCACAGCCTGCTACCTACTGCGCCAAGCGTGCAACGCGTTCAATTACGATTTTTTCGCCGCCACCGGCATGGCTCAGTCGGTAAGAGGCATGGCGTTGGCTTTTTCGGTCAAGTTCGAGTCCGCTATAACGTTATATTTATTGAACAATAATTGCACGTTCAGAGAGACcacaatttataatttaaatacGCACGGGCTCGAACCTCGCAACTTAATTCTAGTTCAAAACTGGAGCCACCTCTCTTACCGACTGAGCCATCCCGCCACGCTAGAATATATATATTGACCGCAGTGGCGCATTAGGTAACGCGTTTGGGTTGGGGGCTGGAaatcatcagaaaaaaatcaacttccTGGATAAGACCTAGACTTGTAACATGCGCGCCTTTTTCTAGAATAACATTTGCATTCCAGCTGTCCCATGactttcttttccttttttttctataattttaatCATACAGAAAACGTtcttataaattattttttatttttaaataatagcttcagatttgttttttgagatatttggtaaataagaaaataattaaagaCTATGTTCTAATTCGttctagatattttttgattgcaaACAGCTGAAATAGTGTAGGTAAACGTGGAATatgttatatttttattttgcatctctctccaaaacttttccttaaaaattatatttcccgccaaaaagtTCTGGataactcaaattttgaaacatacgaatttccggccaaaatttttttgacaaacattttgaaaacaaattccGGCCAAAATCTTTTTAGACAAATCAAACttgatttcctgaaaaaaatttaaaagtttttaattttgaaacaaaaaattctaaaatatgaaaatttgaatttactgtaaaaaagatttaaaaaaatcaaaattttttttttctgaagacgatttttaaatttgtgatttttgaatttccgaattaaaattaaaaattaaaaattaaattctttaatttcaatttcctgccaaatttgataataaattctaaaattttcgtcacggggttctggccttcctcaatgaatttttcgcgctccattgataatTGCCTGctggacaacgcgtgggaaagtcgtgtactccacacggacaaatacatttaattttacaactaaaatcgatccgcgacgcgacacgcaacgcgtcgtaaatctaccccagacaTGGCCgggccaaaatggcctagttcggcaaactcttgtaaatcgaaaattaaaaacacagttgttcaaaaaaatatttttcttctaaatgtTCCTTTCCCCCAATTCAAACAGAACTTGatgacaaaattttaaaatttccagaatcccATGATATTCTCCATCAACAACGGCGACTTCCAAATCTGGCTGCCCCTATACATCATATACTCGGACAGTTATATATATAAGGGTGCCCTTCTAATAGAGGCCCTACTAACTGTAATTGTATTAATATTCACTGTAATATCCGGATTCATAATTCTCACTACAACTGctttccataaaaatttcaattccctTATAGCTATAGTAATTTTAAGTTGGCTATTTGCAATGGTTGGTAAAATATTAACATTTCCCTATTTAATAGGTattattaaattcgaaaattgcaatttaacAAACCCCTGGTGGACTTCTGACGTGGCAAAAATGATTCCCCTTGacaactttaaaggcgcatggccACTATTCCTAGGTGGAGCTCTAACATGGTATTATATATTTATGATGACTACGTGCCTATTCACATTAGCAATGGAGCGCACTTTCGctagttttttaattaaaaattatgaaaacacACCGAGACCGTATCTCCTAGCTCTGCTAGTTTTATTCCaacaatttataatttttacaactacttatttgatatttttcaacaaactcCAATTTATacctattattatttttcttgtagTAATTAATACATCTGCAATgataggattttttttaaatcgacagtatagtctgaaaatattacgGCTTTTTAAGAAGAAGCCCGAGGAGTCTATGAGGAATTATACGTTGGCTGTCAGGTTTCAGGCGAAGGAGAATTTGAGGGTTTTtaatgtgagtttttggaaaaattttgtgcaaaaattatcattagaaaaattgcacaaatttGCACGATAAATTGTTAAATTAATGCtacttttctaaaatgttttggaattaaaatgttgtgtcaattttttttgaataaattttttttcgaatttatcacaatttttctaattttcagctcaccGCCCGTGTGTTCTCGGTTggatttttgttaattttaactGGTGTTCTCGCTATTATAATTGTCACATTTGACATTATTCCAACCTGGAATACTCCTTTAAATCGAGTTTTCGAATGCTTGATTCATTTGtaagtttgtaaaaatatttatctaaaatttgatattttctagaaaactcgaatttttatttttttttaataaattcagacaaaatttcgatttttttgcccaaattatTTAGACGTTTGATTTCTGATTTTGATGTCacttggtttcaaaaaaaaagaacatgaaaaatgggcaaatttaACGCCCgactgattttgaatttttgagaaaatatttgtgttttgtgttgttttttttttgaaatttagtttaaattatagaaacttttagtttttccataaaaaaaatttcctggaattttttaaaaacattacaatttttttttaattcaaattttttgaatattgttttttggaaatttaatttttgctggaattttcagactttactggaaatttgtcATACTTGCGAGTTTTATATAcgcatttttctttcaaaattattttaaattatcagATTCTTAGTTTTTTGccatattttctgattttttaatgttcaaatTAGTACTCGTAACATAactataaacaaaaaatctcccaaacgtcataacttttgtCTCAGAAACCCGCTCATCATCTGCCCAGTGCTTATTCTATCAGTGAACACTTGGAGCAAAGCGTTGCTCAATATTCGTCTGCCCTTGATTCATCATCTAATGCTCCAAATACCATGCATCAATGAACAGCCACCGCCTGCTGGGAAAGTCACGAGTCAGTCCCAGAAACTGGAGACATACACCTATTTTTTACAGTTACAAGTTGCTTGGGAATGAacattcaatttatttaacctcatttgtttttattttaatatattaattaccgtaccaaaaaaaaagttttggactataaaaattcaaaatttatttgaaaatacaaatttcaaacagctttggcgggaattcaaaattcaattattcagtagattttgaattgaattgaattgaattttatttttttctcatgtgtagcaaaaaaattgacgaaaattggctggtttttattataatgaggtcatttttgagaagttcataaacacatttaaaattccattttcagaaaaacttttgttatattttttcaaaatgaaatttgctAATATCATTATTATTTGACATTCCTGTAACCTAACTGTACTTATCCTTCTAAACATCTGtcacttatttttatttaaaaattattttcccaaGGTTTTAGTTCCGGaatatcccaaaaaaaaagtacaggaaaaaccaaaaagtgaACAACAAATAGCATTTCTCAGGCGTAACACACTAtctaattggattttttccagcctgttttcagttattttcagataaatgaCACCTGATATTGCATTTATAAATGAATAGAGATGTAGtagatttttttatatttaaaaagtttttaaattaatttttctgtcaaTTGAAAACAGtacgaaaattagaaaaaaaaccagggTTTACATCGCTcctattttaaatattttctattttaatcaatttttgatattttgaaaatcattcaaaaactatttttgaaacatactCTAAACTTCTTTTTCACCTGGTTATTTGTCATTTTCCTACatgattttttcgagaatatcaacttttttcaaacattagaaattggtttaaattaattttttacatttttaggcGTAGGTGCCTGCACATCGACTACcgcctaaaataattttttattgttcctaattataaaaacattttttaagaattgaatttttttttgaaattttgaacaattttcaaatcgggcaaaatttcgcaaactaaattaatcaatttgagcacaaaaatctgaaaactgctCCAACTTTCtttattgttcaaatttaatttaatatgtCAAAGTGAGCGAGAAATTGACGTTAttcaatcaacaaaaaaccaataggaacatattttcagagttttttctaggaatcgaaaaattattttttcagagtttttgcctagaaaataaaaataaaaatattttttttactataaaaatctcgttttttaaataaaaaaa of Caenorhabditis elegans chromosome II contains these proteins:
- the sre-55 gene encoding Serpentine Receptor, class E (Epsilon) (Predicted) translates to MIFSINNGDFQIWLPLYIIYSDSYIYKGALLIEALLTVIVLIFTVISGFIILTTTAFHKNFNSLIAIVILSWLFAMVGKILTFPYLIGIIKFENCNLTNPWWTSDVAKMIPLDNFKGAWPLFLGGALTWYYIFMMTTCLFTLAMERTFASFLIKNYENTPRPYLLALLVLFQQFIIFTTTYLIFFNKLQFIPIIIFLVVINTSAMIGFFLNRQYSLKILRLFKKKPEESMRNYTLAVRFQAKENLRVFNLTARVFSVGFLLILTGVLAIIIVTFDIIPTWNTPLNRVFECLIHLNPLIICPVLILSVNTWSKALLNIRLPLIHHLMLQIPCINEQPPPAGKVTSQSQKLETYTYFLQLQVAWE